The following are encoded in a window of Nakamurella sp. A5-74 genomic DNA:
- a CDS encoding BMP family ABC transporter substrate-binding protein, which translates to MKVGLAYDVGGRGDQSFNDSAAAGLDKAKAAGVEITGELEASNGETDTNKEDRLRQLGDKGATVIIAVGFAYATPLSAVAPDYPKVHFAIIDDSQLCDGTIKGDFSNVACLTFSEQEGSYLVGVAAALKSKTGKVGFIGGVNTPLLQKFQAGFEAGVKATKADAKVESKYITEPPDFGGFNAPDKGETIAKGMYSGGADIIYAAAGGSGAGVFKAAKAAGTLGIGVDSDQYNVPALADVKDVIMTSMVKNVDVAVYADIVAAVNGKPLTGQKVYDLKTGGISYSTSGGFVTDIEPQLKEAEAKIVSGEIKVPTTPGS; encoded by the coding sequence GTGAAGGTCGGTCTGGCCTACGACGTCGGTGGCCGTGGCGACCAGTCGTTCAACGACTCCGCCGCCGCCGGCCTGGACAAGGCCAAGGCCGCTGGCGTCGAGATCACCGGTGAGCTCGAGGCCAGCAACGGTGAGACGGACACCAACAAGGAAGACCGGCTGCGGCAGCTCGGCGACAAGGGTGCGACCGTCATCATCGCGGTCGGATTCGCCTACGCCACCCCGCTCAGCGCCGTCGCACCCGACTATCCGAAGGTGCACTTCGCGATCATCGACGACTCCCAGCTGTGCGACGGCACCATCAAGGGTGACTTCAGCAATGTCGCGTGCCTGACCTTCTCCGAGCAGGAGGGTTCCTACCTCGTCGGCGTCGCCGCAGCGCTGAAGTCCAAGACCGGCAAGGTCGGCTTCATCGGCGGCGTCAACACCCCGCTGCTGCAGAAGTTCCAGGCTGGGTTCGAGGCCGGCGTCAAGGCCACCAAGGCTGATGCCAAGGTCGAGTCCAAGTACATCACCGAGCCCCCGGACTTCGGTGGCTTCAACGCCCCCGACAAGGGCGAGACCATCGCCAAGGGCATGTACTCCGGCGGCGCGGACATCATCTATGCCGCCGCCGGTGGCTCGGGCGCCGGTGTCTTCAAGGCAGCCAAGGCTGCGGGCACCCTCGGGATCGGCGTCGACTCCGACCAGTACAACGTCCCGGCCCTCGCGGACGTCAAGGACGTCATCATGACCTCGATGGTCAAGAACGTCGACGTCGCGGTCTACGCAGACATCGTCGCTGCAGTCAATGGCAAGCCGCTGACGGGTCAGAAGGTCTACGACCTCAAGACCGGTGGCATCAGCTACTCGACCTCCGGTGGCTTCGTCACCGACATCGAGCCGCAGCTGAAGGAGGCGGAGGCCAAGATCGTCTCCGGCGAGATCAAGGTTCCGACCACTCCCGGAAGCTGA